In one Euzebya rosea genomic region, the following are encoded:
- a CDS encoding SDR family NAD(P)-dependent oxidoreductase, with amino-acid sequence MDLELDGRTFAMTGSTRGLGRAVAEVLVAEGANVVVASRDRDRAARTASELGERAHGVQLDLRDPACGKALVEAARARFGGLHGALINHWGPPSGGALEITDQALTATVDLGLAAVVRLLRDLGGALPEGAAMLVVGSVTVREPADSLVGSNLSRPGVWGYVKHLSRPLGERGVRVNMILPGAFATERLRELSGGVAGDSAFVQDVPLGRAGRPEEFGRTAAFLLSPAASYTTGSAVVVDGGSSRSL; translated from the coding sequence ATGGACCTTGAGCTGGACGGGCGGACCTTCGCCATGACCGGGTCGACCAGGGGCCTTGGCCGGGCGGTGGCGGAGGTCCTGGTCGCCGAGGGGGCCAACGTGGTCGTCGCCTCCCGCGATCGTGACCGTGCGGCACGAACGGCTTCCGAGCTCGGCGAGCGCGCGCACGGGGTCCAGCTCGACCTCCGGGATCCCGCCTGCGGGAAGGCCTTGGTCGAGGCTGCACGTGCGCGCTTCGGCGGGCTCCATGGCGCGCTCATCAACCACTGGGGCCCCCCCTCGGGAGGGGCGTTGGAGATCACTGACCAGGCGTTGACCGCGACGGTGGATCTCGGTCTTGCGGCTGTCGTGCGGCTGCTCCGGGACCTCGGAGGGGCGCTTCCCGAAGGCGCCGCCATGCTGGTGGTCGGGTCGGTCACGGTTCGAGAGCCTGCCGACAGCCTCGTCGGGTCGAACCTGTCGCGGCCGGGTGTGTGGGGCTACGTCAAGCACCTCTCGCGGCCATTGGGCGAGCGAGGGGTCCGCGTGAACATGATCCTGCCCGGTGCGTTCGCGACGGAGCGACTTCGTGAGCTGTCCGGTGGGGTCGCCGGAGACAGCGCGTTCGTCCAGGATGTCCCGCTGGGGAGGGCGGGGCGTCCTGAGGAGTTCGGGCGGACCGCGGCGTTCCTGCTGTCACCCGCGGCCTCCTACACGACCGGGTCGGCGGTCGTCGTCGACGGTGGCTCGAGCAGGTCGCTGTGA
- a CDS encoding ABC transporter ATP-binding protein, whose amino-acid sequence MAITATAVNRTFASPNGSTFTALHDVALDITAGEFVAVVGPSGCGKTTLLRIVMGLEQPSSGEVTFDAGGDVVTRSFVFQQSSLLPWRTVEDNIAFGLELQCRRDQRATGEERMTELLELTGLSQFRDYYPSQLSGGMQQRVNLARALAIDPNVLLMDEPFSALDAMTKEHLQRELTAIAAHLRATVLFVTHDIREAVFLADRVVVMATHPGRIVETVRVDAPEMRDEEFQRSPELAEQAREIWAMLGHAQRPSADRTSA is encoded by the coding sequence GTGGCCATCACCGCGACCGCGGTGAATCGCACGTTCGCCAGTCCCAACGGCAGCACCTTCACGGCGCTGCACGATGTGGCCCTGGACATCACCGCCGGCGAGTTCGTCGCCGTGGTCGGACCATCCGGCTGCGGCAAGACCACGCTGCTGCGGATCGTCATGGGGCTGGAGCAGCCAAGCTCCGGGGAGGTCACCTTCGACGCCGGCGGGGACGTGGTGACTCGGAGCTTCGTGTTCCAGCAGTCCTCCCTCCTGCCATGGCGCACCGTCGAGGACAACATCGCCTTCGGTCTTGAGCTGCAGTGCCGGCGCGACCAGCGAGCCACCGGTGAGGAGCGCATGACGGAGCTGTTGGAGCTGACAGGGCTCAGCCAGTTCCGGGACTACTACCCGTCGCAGCTGTCCGGGGGCATGCAGCAGCGGGTCAACCTCGCCCGGGCACTGGCCATTGATCCCAACGTCCTGCTGATGGATGAACCGTTCAGCGCGCTGGACGCGATGACCAAGGAGCACCTGCAGCGTGAGCTGACCGCGATCGCCGCCCATCTGCGTGCAACCGTTCTGTTCGTCACCCATGACATTCGCGAGGCCGTCTTCCTCGCCGATCGGGTTGTCGTGATGGCCACCCACCCAGGGCGGATCGTCGAGACGGTGCGCGTGGACGCACCCGAGATGCGCGACGAGGAGTTCCAGCGCTCACCAGAGCTCGCGGAACAGGCAAGGGAGATCTGGGCGATGCTGGGGCATGCCCAACGCCCGTCCGCCGACCGCACGTCTGCATGA
- a CDS encoding MFS transporter: MNRPQPDVGHVGGATDDGDGSGLSFPLLLVLAMAVGPYLQLGLTAIAPVLREELGLSRTEVGALPAVLSMVACLTAWSWGRWIDRASAGRVATALFVASTAGFVVAALAPGFVWLLPAVMLAGVAMGGSNPVTNDLIMSRYAVGRRGVIMGIKQSGVNVGILLAGLVLPLAAAAGRWREALLVSAVLPLGGLLLVWRPWGTGGAPSAQQVADVAGSPPSPRMPDEVRDPLRLLLAYTGIMGAAVSSGSTYAPLFAFESLDIGTGAAGLVTAVLGGVGVVARLSWGRVADRHTDPRRLLQVMAFGTAVGGVLVAVLGTISYPLLLLALVVYASFSSAWVVVAMLTTTSAVPSARSGQATGLVMMLFYAGYMVGPVSFGWLVDTFNTYTPAFGALVMMALVATVVPRRMQLRIQEVP; encoded by the coding sequence TTGAACCGGCCCCAACCGGACGTCGGCCATGTTGGAGGTGCCACGGACGACGGGGACGGCAGCGGGCTGTCGTTTCCCCTCCTGCTCGTCCTCGCCATGGCGGTCGGGCCCTACCTCCAGCTGGGACTGACCGCCATCGCGCCGGTGCTTCGAGAGGAACTCGGACTGTCGCGAACCGAGGTCGGCGCACTTCCGGCGGTCCTGTCCATGGTCGCCTGCCTCACCGCGTGGTCGTGGGGTCGATGGATCGACCGAGCCTCCGCCGGACGCGTGGCGACCGCGCTGTTCGTGGCGTCGACCGCCGGCTTCGTCGTGGCCGCCCTGGCCCCAGGCTTCGTCTGGCTCCTCCCTGCCGTCATGCTGGCGGGGGTGGCAATGGGCGGGTCGAACCCGGTGACCAACGACCTCATCATGTCCCGCTACGCCGTCGGAAGACGCGGCGTGATCATGGGGATCAAGCAGTCCGGCGTCAACGTGGGCATCCTGCTCGCCGGTCTCGTGCTCCCGCTGGCTGCGGCGGCGGGTCGCTGGCGCGAGGCTCTGCTGGTCAGCGCCGTCCTGCCACTTGGAGGACTGCTGTTGGTGTGGAGGCCGTGGGGCACGGGTGGGGCGCCCAGCGCGCAGCAGGTCGCCGACGTGGCAGGCAGCCCGCCCAGTCCCCGGATGCCGGACGAGGTCCGTGACCCGTTGCGGCTCCTCCTGGCCTACACCGGCATCATGGGAGCAGCCGTCTCCTCAGGGAGCACCTATGCCCCGCTGTTCGCCTTCGAGTCACTCGACATCGGCACGGGTGCGGCTGGGCTGGTGACGGCGGTGCTGGGGGGCGTCGGGGTTGTGGCACGGCTGTCATGGGGACGGGTGGCTGATCGGCACACCGACCCGCGCCGGTTGCTCCAGGTCATGGCGTTCGGCACCGCCGTCGGCGGTGTCCTGGTTGCGGTGCTTGGGACGATCTCCTACCCACTGCTCCTCCTCGCCCTGGTGGTCTACGCGTCGTTCTCCAGCGCCTGGGTGGTGGTGGCGATGCTGACGACCACGAGCGCCGTCCCATCTGCCCGGTCGGGACAGGCCACCGGGCTGGTGATGATGCTGTTCTACGCCGGCTACATGGTCGGCCCTGTCTCCTTCGGGTGGTTGGTTGACACCTTCAACACCTACACTCCCGCGTTCGGTGCACTCGTCATGATGGCCCTTGTCGCCACCGTGGTCCCCCGCCGGATGCAGCTCCGCATCCAGGAGGTTCCATGA